One genomic segment of Brassica napus cultivar Da-Ae chromosome A3, Da-Ae, whole genome shotgun sequence includes these proteins:
- the LOC106388121 gene encoding growth-regulating factor 3, with the protein MDLQLKQWRSKQVQTESEPQPSAAKIPRHAFDPIQSQTATSTVLPLFAPEPASSKLSSLCPDSSSRFSKMGSFFSSAQWQELELQALIYRYMLAGAAVPQELLLPIKKSLLHLSPSYFLHHLPHYQPAWYLGRGAMDPEPGRCRRTDGKKWRCSRDVFVGHKYCERHMHRGRNRSRKPVETPIVNATTTTSMASPATAAPSSTPSSAFGGGEEVGQGGSSSFFFSSQSCSEMKQESNNNKRPYESHNGFGSNGSDGGHILRHFFDDWPRSEADNSSSPMISATCLSISMPGNSSSDVSLKLSTGNEEEARSNNIGRDQQNMSWWSGGGTNHNHHHMGGPLAEALRSSSSSSPTSVLHQLGVSTQAFH; encoded by the exons ATGGATTTGCAACTGAAACAATGGAGGAGCAAGCAGGTGCAGACAGAGTCAGAACCACAACCTTCTGCAGCTAAGATACCAAGACATGCCTTTGATCCGATTCAGTCCCAAACTGCAACTTCTACTGTTCTTCCACTCTTTGCCCCTGAACCTGCGTCTTCTAAACTCTCCTCCTTATGTCCTGATTCTTCTTCCAGGTTCTCCA AGATGGGGAGTTTCTTTAGCTCGGCACAGTGGCAAGAGCTTGAACTACAGGCACTGATCTACAGGTACATGCTGGCTGGAGCTGCTGTTCCACAAGAGCTCCTTCTACCAATCAAGAAAAGTCTTCTCCATCTATCTCCTTCCTACTTTCTTCACCACCTACCTCATTACCAGCCTGCTt GGTATTTGGGGAGGGGGGCGATGGATCCTGAGCCAGGGAGATGCAGGAGAACTGATGGTAAGAAGTGGAGATGTTCAAGGGACGTCTTCGTTGGCCACAAGTACTGCGAGCGCCACATGCACCGTGGCCGCAACCGTTCAAGAAAGCCTGTGGAAACTCCCATAGTCAATGCTACCACCACCACTTCCATGGCTTCCCCAGCCACAGCGGCACCGTCATCAACACCATCCTCTGCTTTTGGCGGTGGTGAGGAAGTGGGTCAAGGTGGATCAtctagcttcttcttctcaagTCAAAG TTGTTcagagatgaaacaagaaagcaacaacaacaagaggcCATACGAGTCCCATAATGGATTTGGGAGCAATGGATCAGACGGAGGCCACATCTTGAGGCACTTCTTTGATGATTGGCCTCGTTCTGAAGCCGACAATAGTTCAAGCCCCATGATCTCAGCCACTTGTCTCTCCATCTCTATGCCTGGAAACTCTTCCTCAGACGTCTCTCTGAAGCTGTCCACTGGTAATGAAGAGGAAGCTAGGAGCAACAACATTGGGAGGGACCAGCAAAACATGAGCTGGTGGAGCGGTGGGGGTACCAACCACAACCACCATCACATGGGAGGACCATTGGCTGAAGCcctgagatcttcctcatcatcTTCCCCGACCAGTGTTCTCCATCAGCTCGGTGTTTCAACGCAAGCCTTTCATTGA
- the LOC106443524 gene encoding ABC transporter G family member 34-like produces MLGRDEDLVRTKSRRGSLGSSSYRSLRGASRSFRDVLILPAEDNVCGRSERREEDDVELKWAALERLPTYDRLRKGMLPQQTSVNGKAGLEEVDLTKLAPKEKKHLMEIILKFVEEDNEKFLRRLRERTDRVGIEVPKIEVRYENISVQGDVRSASRALPTLFNVTLNTLESILGMFHLLPSKKSKIQILKNISGIVKPSRMTLLLGPPSSGKTTFLQALAGKLDDTLQMSGRITYCGHEFSEFVPQKTCAYISQHDLHFGEMTVRETLDFSGRCLGVGTRYQMLTELSRKEREAGIKPDPEIDAFMKSIAISGQETSLVTDYVLKILGLDICADIPVGDEMRRGVSGGQMKRLTTGEMLVGPATALFMDEISTGLDSSTTFQICKFMRQLVHISDVTMIISLLQPAPETFELFDDIILLSEGHIVYQGPRDKVLEFFEYMGFQCPERKGVADFLQEVTSKKDQEQYWNRREQPYSYVSESDFSSAFNSFHTGQQLASDMRVPYEKAKTHPAALVTQKYGISNRDLFKACFDREWLLMKRNSFVYVFKTVQITIMSLIAMTVYLRTEMHVGTVADGQKFYGALFFSLINVLFNGMVELGFTVMRLPVFYKQRDFLFYPPWAFALPAWLLKIPLSLIESGIWIAFTYYTIGFAPAASRFFRQLLAYFCVNQMALSLFRFLGAVGRTEVISNSVGTFTMLIIFTLGGFIIAKDDIPPWMTWAYYISPMMYGQTAIVMNEFLDDRWGAPNNDTRINAKTVGEVLLKSRGFVTEPYWFWICIVALLGFSLLFNLFYIIALMYLNPLGDSKATVVEEDKDKQKGTEGSLVELSSRSSNGPKRGMVLPFQPLSLAFNSVNYYVDMPAEMKAQGVEGDRLQLLRDVGGAFRPGILTALVGVSGAGKTTLMDVLAGRKTGGNVEGSISISGYPKNQSTFARVSGYCEQNDIHSPHVTVYESLIYSAWLRLSVDIDAKTREMFVEEVMELVELKPLRNSIVGLPGVDGLSTEQRKRLTIAVELVANPSIIFMDEPTSGLDARAAAIVMRTVRNTVDTGRTVVCTIHQPSIDIFESFDELLLMKRGGQVIYAGSLGHQSQKLIEYFEAVEGVPKIKDGYNPATWMLDVTTPSMESQMSLDFAQIFTNSSLYGRNQELIKELSTPPPGSNDLYFPTKYSQPFWTQTKACLWKQYWSNWRFPQYNSIRFLMTIAFGLLFGLIFWQTGTKIEKEQDLNNFFGAMYAAVLFLGATNAAAVQPVIAIERTVFYREKAAGMYSAIPYAISKVAVEIMYNTIQTGVYTLILYSMIGYDWTVTKFLWFYYYMLTSFIYFTLYGMMLMALTPNPQIAGICMSFFVVLWNLFSGFLIPRPQIPIWWRWYYWATPVAWTLYGIITSQVGDKDSIVQITGVGDMSLKTLLKNGFGFEHDFLPVVAAVHIAWILLFAFVFAYGIKFLNFQRR; encoded by the exons ATGTTAGGACGAGACGAAGATCTGGTCCGTACGAAGAGTAGGAGAGGGAGTTTAGGCTCTTCCAGTTACCGGAGTTTGCGCGGAGCTTCTAGAAGCTTCAGAGACGTATTAATTCTTCCGGCAGAGGACAATGTTTGCGGGAGAAGCGAACGGAGAGAGGAAGATGACGTGGAGCTCAAGTGGGCGGCGCTAGAGAGATTACCGACGTACGATAGGCTACGAAAAGGGATGTTGCCGCAACAAACGTCGGTCAACGGGAAGGCTGGGCTTGAAGAAGTTGATCTCACGAAGCTCGCTCCTAAGGAGAAGAAACACCTCATGGAGATTATTTTGAAGTTCGTTGAAGAAGATAACGAGAAGTTTCTCCGTCgattgagagaaagaacagacag GGTGGGAATCGAAGTGCCGAAGATTGAAGTAAGGTATGAGAATATATCAGTGCAAGGAGATGTACGTAGTGCAAGCAGAGCGCTTCCTACTCTCTTCAACGTCACTTTGAATACACTCGAG AGCATTCTTGGAATGTTCCACCTCCTTCCATCTAAAAAGAGCAAAATTCAGATACTTAAAAATATCAGTGGCATTGTCAAACCATCAAg GATGACGTTATTACTTGGTCCACCAAGTTCAGGGAAAACAACATTTCTACAAGCTTTGGCTGGAAAGCTCGATGACACTCTCCAG ATGTCTGGGAGGATAACTTACTGTGGTCATGAGTTTAGCGAGTTTGTTCCTCAAAAGACATGTGCATACATCAGTCAACATGACCTCCACTTTGGAGAAATGACTGTGAGAGAGACGTTAGATTTTTCTGGACGCTGTCTAGGTGTTGGGACTCGGTACCAGATGCTTACTGAGCTCTCAAGGAAGGAGAGAGAAGCGGGTATAAAGCCAGACCCTGAGATTGATGCATTCATGAAATCTATTGCCATATCAGGGCAAGAAACTAGTTTGGTTACCGACTATGTACTTAAG ATACTTGGTCTTGACATTTGTGCTGACATACCTGTTGGAGATGAGATGAGACGAGGTGTTTCTGGTGGACAGATGAAGCGTCTAACAACAG GAGAGATGTTGGTAGGACCAGCAACAGCTCTTTTCATGGATGAAATATCAACAGGATTGGACAGTTCCACAACATTCCAGATTTGCAAGTTCATGAGGCAATTAGTTCATATATCAGATGTTACAATGATCATCTCTCTTCTGCAACCTGCACCAGAGACATTTGAGCTTTTCGACGACATTATCCTGCTCTCAGAGGGACACATTGTCTACCAGGGCCCAAGGGACAAGGTTCTTGAGTTCTTTGAGTACATGGGGTTCCAATGTCCTGAAAGGAAAGGTGTTGCAGACTTTCTGCAAGAAGTCACGTCTAAGAAAGACCAAGAACAGTATTGGAACAGGAGAGAACAACCTTACAGCTATGTCTCAGAGAGTGACTTCTCAAGCGCCTTTAACTCTTTCCACACCGGGCAGCAACTAGCATCAGACATGAGGGTTCCTTATGAAAAAGCTAAAACACATCCTGCTGCGTTAGTGACACAGAAGTATGGTATATCAAACCGGGACCTTTTCAAGGCATGCTTTGATAGAGAATGGCTTCTTATGAAACGCAACTCCTTTGTGTATGTCTTCAAGACGGTCCAGATAACCATCATGTCTTTGATTGCCATGACGGTCTATCTTAGGACAGAAATGCATGTAGGCACGGTGGCAGATGGTCAGAAGTTTTATGGTGCTCTATTTTTCAGCTTGATCAATGTACTCTTTAATGGAATGGTTGAACTAGGTTTCACAGTGATGAGGCTCCCAGTTTTCTACAAGCAGAGGGACTTCTTGTTCTATCCTCCATGGGCTTTCGCCTTACCAGCGTGGCTTCTAAAGATCCCATTATCTCTTATTGAGTCAGGAATATGGATAGCATTTACATATTACACTATAGGTTTTGCTCCTGCTGCTTCCAG GTTTTTTCGACAGTTGTTGGCATACTTCTGTGTGAATCAGATGGCACTTTCTTTGTTTAGATTCCTTGGAGCCGTTGGAAGAACAGAAGTTATTTCCAACTCGGTTGGGACCTTCACAATGCTAATTATATTTACTCTTGGAGGTTTCATTATTGCTAAAG atgATATCCCTCCATGGATGACATGGGCCTATTACATATCCCCTATGATGTACGGACAGACTGCTATTGTTATGAATGAGTTTCTAGATGACAGATGGGGAGCG CCCAACAATGATACCCGCATCAATGCAAAAACAGTTGGAGAAGTCCTTCTGAAGAGCCGAGGCTTCGTTACAGAGCCATACTGGTTCTGGATCTGTATCGTGGCGCTACTCGGGTTTTCTTTGTTGTTCAATCTCTTTTACATAATAGCCTTGATGTATTTGAACC CTCTTGGTGACTCCAAAGCTACAGTTGTGGAAGAAGATAAAGACAAACAGAAAGGAACAGAAG GTTCTCTTGTGGAACTAAGTAGCCGTTCAAGTAATGGACCGAAGAGAGGAATGGTTTTACCTTTCCAACCACTTTCTCTTGCATTCAACAGTGTGAACTACTACGTGGACATGCCTGCA GAAATGAAAGCTCAGGGAGTTGAAGGGGATCGCCTCCAGTTACTAAGAGACGTTGGTGGAGCTTTCAGGCCAGGCATATTGACTGCATTGGTTGGTGTCAGTGGTGCAGGTAAGACAACCTTAATGGATGTCTTGGCCGGCAGGAAAACAGGAGGCAACGTCGAAGGGAGTATTAGCATATCCGGTTATCCAAAGAACCAATCAACATTTGCCAGAGTCTCTGGTTACTGTGAACAAAATGACATCCATTCTCCACATGTTACAGTTTATGAATCCCTTATCTATTCAGCTTGGCTTCGTCTTTCCGTAGATATAGATGCCAAAACACGAGAG ATGTTTGTTGAGGAAGTGATGGAGTTAGTGGAGCTAAAACCTCTTAGAAACTCTATAGTAGGACTCCCTGGAGTTGATGGGCTTTCAACAGAACAGAGAAAGAGGCTCACTATTGCAGTTGAACTCGTTGCTAACCCTTCTATTATCTTCATGGACGAGCCTACATCTGGTCTTGATGCAAGAGCTGCTGCCATTGTTATGCGTACAGTTAGAAACACTGTTGATACAGGAAGAACTGTTGTTTGTACCATTCACCAGCCTAGCATCGACATTTTCGAATCCTTTGATGAG CTTCTGTTGATGAAACGTGGAGGGCAAGTTATATATGCTGGAAGTCTAGGGCATCAGTCACAAAAACTCATTGAATACTTTGAG GCTGTTGAAGGGGTTCCAAAGATCAAGGACGGATACAATCCTGCTACATGGATGCTTGATGTCACTACTCCTTCAATGGAGTCACAAATGAGCTTGGACTTTGCTCAAATATTCACCAACTCATCTCTTTATGG GAGAAACCAGGAACTCATCAAAGAGCTCAGTACTCCACCACCAGGATCAAATGATCTCTACTTCCCAACTAAGTACTCACAACCGTTTTGGACACAAACCAAAGCTTGCTTGTGGAAACAGTATTGGTCAAACTGGAGATTCCCTCAGTACAATTCCATCAGGTTTCTCATGACTATAGCCTTTGGCCTCTTATTTGGTTTGATCTTCTGGCAAACAGGAACGAAAAT agagaaagagcAAGACCTTAATAACTTCTTTGGAGCCATGTATGCTGCTGTACTGTTCCTCGGTGCCACCAACGCTGCAGCAGTTCAACCTGTAATAGCTATTGAGAGAACTGTTTTCTACCGCGAAAAAGCTGCTGGAATGTACTCAGCCATCCCTTATGCAATTTCCAAGGTGGCTGTGGAGATCATGTACAACACGATTCAGACAGGAGTTTACACGCTAATCCTTTACTCAATGATAGGATACGACTGGACAGTGACCAAGTTCTTATGGTTCTACTACTACATGTTAACAAGCTTCATCTACTTCACTCTATATGGTATGATGCTTATGGCCTTGACACCAAACCCTCAAATCGCTGGAATCTGCATGTCCTTCTTCGTCGTTCTTTGGAATCTTTTCTCTGGTTTCCTCATCCCTAGACCG CAAATACCGATATGGTGGAGATGGTACTACTGGGCAACACCAGTGGCTTGGACACTGTATGGAATCATTACATCTCAAGTAGGAGACAAGGATTCTATAGTGCAGATCACTGGTGTTGGAGACATGAGTCTCAAAACGTTGCTCAAGAATGGCTTcggattcgaacatgacttCTTACCAGTTGTAGCTGCTGTCCACATTGCATGGATACTACTctttgcctttgtctttgctTATGGTATTAAGTTCCTCAACTTCCAAAGAAGGTGA
- the LOC111198026 gene encoding probable DNA double-strand break repair Rad50 ATPase yields MARSNAGDGVGTTRMAEAPLNNEMMFHRSMSTSSCLFTEDEDMTRTALSEFKAKESEIERRKMEIRERVQAQLDRVEEETRRLATIREELESLADPTRKEVLMIRKKIDSVYKELRPLSYSVQKKQREYKEAVDAFNEKNLEKIQLITKLMELAGESENLRLKKLEDLSKSI; encoded by the exons ATGGCTCGGTCTAACGCCGGAGACGGAGTAGGAACCACCAGAATGGCAGAGGCTCCTCTGAACAACGAAATGATGTTTCATAGGAGCATGAGCACCAGCAGCTGTTTGTTCACGGAAGACGAGGATATGACTCGTACAGCGCTTTCAGAGTTTAAAGCTAAAGAGAGTGAGATTGAGAGGAGAAAGATGGAGATTCGTGAACGGGTCCAGGCTCAACTAGATCGGGTTGAAGAAGAAACCCGACGCCTCGCCACAATACGCGAG GAGCTTGAATCTCTTGCAGATCCCACGAGGAAGGAAGTTTTGATGATTCGTAAGAAGATTGATAGCGTTTACAAAGAGCTCAGACCATTAAGTTACTCTGTTCAAAAGAAG CAAAGGGAATACAAAGAAGCAGTTGATGCATTCAACGAGAAGAATTTGGAGAAAATTCAGCTGATCACCAAACTCATGGAG TTGGCTGGAGAAAGCGAGAATCTGAGGTTGAAGAAGCTTGAAGATTTGAGCAAGAGCATTTAG